CACGGCGTTTACCTGGTGCTGTGGTTCGGACACTCACCAGAGAAAAGTCCGGAAGGCGTCAGGCCAAGAAATGCAGAAGACCTGGAACGGCTCCTAAGCGAACGCATCCCGGAGGCTGATCGTCACCGCCTAAAGGTGGTGGCACTTGATCTCAGCCTTTAAGCCATCGAACGAAAAAGCGGGGACCCAGGCCCCGCTTTGGCTGCGCATCAGGTGGATGATGCGCGAGTCTCTTGCAGCCCCGCAGCCGCACGCAGGGCGGCCGCCTTGTGGCTCGCGGCCTGACGGCCGCTCCCCGCAAGGCCCAGGAAGCCCTGCTGACGCAGGCCTCAGCCCTTCAGGCCCGCTGCGTCCCGCAGCGCCTGGGCCTTGTCCACCCGCTCCCAGGTGAACTCGGGCTCTTCGCGGCCGAAGTGGCCGTAGGCCGCCGTCTTGCTGTAGATGGGGCGCAGCAGGTCCAGCATCTGGATGATGCCCTTGGGGCGCAGGTCAAAGTGCGCCTCGACCAGCTTGGCGATTTCGTCATCAGGGATGACGCCCGTGCCTTCGGTGTACACCGTCACGTTCATGGGCTTGGCCACGCCGATGGCGTAGGCCACCTGCACCTGGCACTGCTTGGCCAGGCCGGCGGCCACCACGTTCTTGGCCACGTAGCGGGCGGCGTAGGCGGCCGAGCGGTCCACCTTCGTGGGATCCTTGCCCGAGAACGCGCCGCCGCCGTGCGGGCAGGCGCCGCCGTAGGTGTCCACGATAATCTTGCGGCCCGTCAGACCGCAGTCACCTTGCGGGCCCCCGATCACGAAGCGACCGGTGGGGTTGATCAGGTAGCGGGTGTTTTGCAGCCACTCCTTGGGCAGCACCGGCTTGATGATCTCTTCAATCACGGCCTCGGTGAACGAGGCCTTCATGGTGGTGGCGTTCTCGGACTGGTCAGGATGGTGCTGGGTGGACAGCACCACGGTGTCGATGCTGTGGGGCTTGCCGTCCACATAGCGCATCGTCACCTGGCTCTTGGCATCGGGGCGCAGGAAGGGCAGGCGGCCGTCCTTGCGCAACTGAGCCTGGCGCTCCACCAGGCGGTGGGCGTAGTAGATGGGCGCGGGCATCAGCTCGGGCGTCTCGTCGCAGGCGTAACCGAACATCAGGCCCTGATCACCGGCGCCGATGTTGAGGTAGTCGTCGCTGGCGCGGTCCACGCCCTGGGCGATGTCGTTGGACTGCTTGTCGTACGCCACCAGCACGGCGCAACCCTTGTGGTCGATGCCGTAGTCGGTGTTGTCGTAGCCGATGCGCTTGATGGTGTCGCGGGCCACCTGGATGTAATCCACATTGGCCTGCGTGGTGATCTCGCCAGCCAGCACCACCAGACCGGTGTTGGTCAGGGTTTCAGCGGCCACGCGCGACACTGGGTCCTGCGCCAGGATGGCATCGAGGATGGCATCCGAGATCTGGTCGGCCACCTTGTCGGGGTGACCTTCAGAGACGGACTCGGAGGTGAAGAGGAAATCGTTCGCCACGGTGAAAAGCTCCGGTTGATGGTTCAAGGGCCTCGGCGTCGCCGGGGCTGTGGAACGGTTTCCGGGCAGCGGCGAACGCTTTAGCGGCATTTGTGAATCGCCCCGCAAGTTGTCCTGTTAACTCGGCGATGTGGTGTTGAGTGTAGCGGATCACGCCCCTGGTGGGCGATGTGGTGCAAATGGCCCACGAGGCCCCTGGGACGACGGCCCCTAAGCCTAGGGAGTGCTCAAACCTGCGACTGGGTTCAAGGTGCAAACACATTTGCACAAATTCATCATCACCAGCCCCCCAATCTGACAGACGCCATCGCCATCGGCGATGAGCTTGAGCTGTGCTGTTAAGCCGAAAGGACATTGACATGAGGGCATTCTTCAACCGCAGTGCCAGGATCGCCAACTGCCTGTTGTGGCTGAGTGCACTCATGGCGCTCGCCACGCCAGCCTGGTCTGACGATCAACCAACGCGAGAGTGTCGTGACTCGGTGATCGTCGGGAAACCAGGGGCCTGGGACACCATCTGGAATGCCGCCCAACGCAATGCCCGCATTCGTTGGCGCCAAGAGGTGCGGGCCACCTCGACGTTTGGCAGCGCGTGGGACGACTGGGGGCTGGCCGAGCGAAGCGTTCCGTTTTCGGATTGCCGTGATGGCTATTGCTGCCGCACCAAGCGCATCTGGGGCGTCAAGTGGCATCAATGCAGCGCTTACGCGCAACCGTGCCGGTACGTCGATGTGCCGCGTGATGGCGCGATCGATGCGACCGCCGTGCCCCCCAGGCGCGGCGGCGCGGCCTTGGTCATCAAGTCCATGTCCTTGAAGGCTCAACGGGTCAGCCGCGACAACGAGTGCCCGGCCGTGGTCATGTTGCGCGCCACGCTCACCGCCACGGGCCAGATCGGCTCGGTCCGCCTGAGACTGAACGGCGACGACACCACCAACAGCGTCATCCTGCATGCCAGCGACTTCGAACGCGGCGCCGACGGCCAGAAAGCGGCCACTTACAGCTTCCAGCGGGTGTTTCAAGGTGCCATCGACCGACGCTACTGGCTGTCAGTGAATGGCCCCACCGAATGGGGAAATGCGCCTCGCCGCATGAACCCGACTCGGGTCTCGTTGAACTGCCGCCGTGGCGACATTGGACAGCTGGGCACCGAGATGCCGCAGCACGAGTGACGCCCCAGCCCTCGGGGGGCAACACGCGCCTTGAGGGATCACTTGCCAGGATCTGAGAAGATTCGCAGCTTGTTTGCATCTTCCAGACCCATGAGCCGCCTGTTTTTTTTGCTGTCATCCTGGCCTCTGGCCGTGCTGCACCCCCTGGGCAGCGTGCTGGGGTGGCTGGCTTACCTGCTGTCGCCCAGCTACCGGCGGCATGTGCGGGCGCACACCCGCCAGGCCGGGTTGGGCTGGTGGCAGCGCTGGCAGGCCGTGGCCCACGCCGGGCGCATGGTGGCCGAGCTGCCCCGCCTGTGGGCCTGGCCACGTGAAGTGCCGCTGGGCGCACGGGTGCGGTGGGAAGGCGCCGAGGCGATCGACCAGGCGCTGGACGATTCGCGCGGCCTGCTGATCCTCACGCCGCATCTGGGCTGCTTCGAGATGGTGGCCATGGCCTACGCCGAGCGGTTTGGGCCACGCGCACCCATGACCGCCCTGTACCGGCCCGCCCGGCAAGCCTGGCTGGCCCAGGTCATGATCGACGCCCGCAGCCGGCCTGGCCTGAACACCAGCCCGGCCACGCTGGCGGGCGTGCGGGCCATGCTGCGTGCGCTCAAACGGGGTGAAACGGTGGGCATCCTGCCCGACCAGGTGCCCCCGGAGGGCATGGGCCAGTGGGCGCCTTTTTTTGGGCGCCCGGCCTACACCATGACCATGGCCCCGAAGCTGGTGGCCCAGACCGGTTGCGCCGTGGTGCTGATGCGCGGTGAGCGCCTGGGGCCCTGGGCGCGCTGGCGCCAGGGGTGTGAGTACGTGGTGCACGCCCAGCGGGTGGACGCCGCCATGGCCGCCCAGTTGGCCAGCGCAGACACGGCACAATCCACGCTCACCCTCAACCAACTGATGGAATCCACCATCATGCAAGCACCCGAGCAGTACCTGTGGGGCTACAACCGATACAAGGGGCCGCGCGCCGAAGCGCTCACCTCGGCCGACGTCAAGGGCGGGGCCGGCGCATGACCGCCTGGCTGAAAGAGGGCGGCATCCGCCTGGGCCTGGGCCTGCTGTGGCTGCTGCACTGGCTGCCACTGCCCGTGCTGGCCGCCTTCGCGCGCGGGCTGGGCCGGCTGTTGTACCGCCTGGCGGGCTCGCGCCGTCGCGTGGCGCTGCGCAACCTGGCCCTGTGCTTTCCTGACATGGACGAGCCAGCGCGCCAGGCCCTGGCGCGCGAACACTTTCAGTGGCTGACACAAAGCCTGCTGGACCGGGCTGTGCTGTGGTGGGCGCCACAGGCGCGCATCCGGCGCCTGATCCAGGTGGAGGGCGACATCGAGCTGGCCGAGCGCCTGTGGCAAACCCGCCAGCAGGCCACGATGTGGTTGTGCCCGCATTTTGTGGGCCTGGACGTGGCCGGTGCGGCCATCTTGCTCAAACAGCCCCGACCCGGCGCCTCGATCTACCAGGCGCAAAGCCACCCGCTGATGGACCGCCTCATGAAACGCGGACGCCTGCGCTTTGGCAATGCCGAGATCTTCCCGCGCCAGGACTCGGTCAAGCCGCTGTTGCGGGCCATCAAGGCCGGGCACGGCTTCTTCAACCTGCCCGACATGGATTTCGGGCGCAGAGACGCCGCCTTCGTGCCCTTCTTCGGCGTGCCGGCGGCCACCTTGCTGGCGCCCTCGCGCATGTCGCGCCTGCTGGGCATGGCGGTGCAGCCCGTGATCACCGAGATCCTGCCCGGGGGGCGGGGCTGGCGCGTGCGTTTTCTCACGCCGCTGAAGGACTTTCCCACCGCCGATGCCGAGGCCGACACCGCCCGCCTCAACCAGTTCATCGAATCGCAGATCCAGCGCATGCCGGCCCAGTACCTGTGGGTGCACAAGCGCTTCAAAACCCGCCCGGCAGGCAGCCCCGGCCTGTACTGAACGCCTCAAGTTCGGGGCCCGCGCGCCGATACCGAGCCAAGGCGTCACCTCCGCGCAGCGAAGTGCTGGCGCCTCATCGAACGAGGAGCGCACCCGCATGAACTGGATCACCTGGCTGAGAAATTACTCCATCCGATCGCGCCTGCTGATCTGCATGGGCCTGGTGGTGGCCATCGGCACCATCGTGGGCGGCGGCATGAGCTGGCAGTTGCTCAAACTGCAAGACGAATTCACGAAGTTCGCTGCCCAGGAGTTCACCGCCACGCAGCGCATGGCCGAACTGGCGGGCCACATGAGCCAGCTGCGCGGCTTCGAAAAAAACGCCATGATCAACGCGGGCGACTCGGTCTCGGCCGAAGAGGCCCTCAAGGCCTGGGATGAGTCGCTCAAGCGCACGCTGGGCACCCTGGACGCCGTGGTGGCCTCGGCACCGGCCGACGATGTGCGCGTGACCGCCGAACAACTCAAAGAGCAGCTCCAGGCCTATGGCCAGAGCATGCGCCCCACGCTGGAGCTGGTGGCCTCCTTGGCCCTGGGTTCGTCGGCAGAAGCCTTCCAGTCCAGTGGCCCGGCCCGTGAGCTGGCCCTGGAGGTGGAAAAAGCCCAATCGGCCCTGCATGCGCGCGTGACCGAGCTGGCCAACACCCGGCGTGATGCGGCCGAAGACAGTGCCAACATGGCCATCATCGCCCTGTGGGCCTTGCTGCTGTCGCCCGGCATCATCTTCCTGCCCTTGATGGGCCTGACCATCGTGTCGATCACGGGCCCGCTCAAACGGGCCGAAGAAATCACCGAGGCCATCTCGCATGGCGACCTGACGCGCGACATCAACCCCCGAGGCCAGGACGAGATCGCCCGACTGATGCAGTCCATGCGGCTGATGCAGGACGGCCTGCGCGAGATGGTGGCCTCGGTGCGCGAGTCCTCCGAGAGCATGCTGACGGCCAGCACCGAGATCGCCGCAGGCAACCAGGACCTGTCGAACCGCACCGAACAAACCGCCTCGAACCTGCAGTCGGCCGCCTCCTCCATGGACGAACTGAGCAAGACCGTGGAGCACTCGGCGGAGGCCGCCACCGAGGCCAACCGCCTGGCCGACACGGCCAGCACCCAGGCCAGCACGGGTGGCGAGGTGGTCGAGAGCGTGGTTAGCCAGATGGAGCAGATCAGCCAGGCCTCGCGCCAGATCAGCGACATCATCGGCGTGATCGACGGCATCGCCTTCCAGACCAACATCCTGGCGCTCAACGCCGCCGTGGAGGCCGCCCGTGCCGGCGAACAGGGCCGGGGCTTTGCGGTGGTGGCCGGCGAAGTGCGTTCGCTGGCCCAGCGCAGTGCCGAGGCCGCCCGCGAGATCAAGGGCCTGATCGGCCAGTCGGTCGACCGCGTGGAGGTGGGCTCGCAAAAGGTGCGCGAGGCAGGCTCGGTGATGACCGAGATCGTGTCGTCCATCCAGCGCGTGAGCCACGCCATGGGCGAGATCGCCGAGGCCACGCGCCAGCAATCCAGCGGCATTGGTCAGGTCACCCACTCGGTGACCGAACTGGACCACATGACCCAGCAGAACGCCGCCCTGGTCGAGCAATCGGCCGCCGCCGCCGACAGCCTGCGCCAGCAGGCCCGGGATCTGGCCCAGGCCGTGCAACGCTTCAGGGTGTGACGCTCAGCGGCGCGTGCGGCGGGTGGCCCCCAGCCCCGCCACCGTCACCAGCCCTGCAGCCAACAGGCCCAGGGTCGTGGGTTCAGGCACGGCCGAGATCACCAGCCCCTCAGAGATGCCTTGCGTGGGAATGCTGCGGTTGTAGCCCGACATGGACGCCGGCATCCAGCCCAGCGCGGTGCCACGCTCGAAGTACAGCCCAAACGTGGCGTTGAAGCCGAAATTGGTCAAGCCGGTGGCGGTGCCTTCGGCCATGCCGTTGCCCCGCTGCGTCCAGCTGACGCTGTCGGCGGTGTACTCGATGACCCACTCACTGCCGTCTTCGGCATAGGTGCCGTAGCCCCGGTCAAACAGCGTGGCATAACCTGTGCCCGCCCAGTAGGTGAGCTTGTCGCCGGCCTCGGTGTAGAAGCCCTGGGGCGTGGCCGCGCCCAGCACGGTAGCGCCCGGCGCATAGCTCACGGTGTAGGTGAAGGCCAGGCTGCTGGGGCTGGTGTTGTAGACGTCGTACTGCACCCGCGTGACGGGCAGCGGTGGATCCACCTCGGTGAGCAGGCTGCCGCCGGCGTGGTAGCCACTCACGCTGGGCGCGTCGTCCACCGAGTTCACCTGGAACGGCCCCAGGCTGCCCGTCAGGGTGCTGGGCGTGCCGCGCTCCAGGGTGAGGGCCTGGGCGGTGCCGGCCAGCATCAAGGTGCTCAGGGCCCAGCCGGCCGGGCGAATCAGGGGTCGGACATCGGTGCGCATGGTGCATGCCTCCAGAGTGATCGTGCCCGCATGATGGGCAAGCGCCGCCACAAAGTGCATCCCTAAGATGTCAGTGGTTTGGTAACCGACCGATAATCCCCGGATGAAGCTGCGTTTCACGAAGATGCACGGCGCGGGCAACGACTTTGTCGTGCTCGACGCCACCCGGGGGCCGTTGGCGCAAGGGCACACCTTGAGCACGGCCCAGTTTCGCTTTCTGGCCGACCGGCGGCTGGGCGTGGGCGCCGACCAGATCCTGGTCGTCGAGCCCGGCCACGCGGCGGCGGGCACCGACTTCACTTACCGCATCTTCAACGCCGATGGCGGCGAGGTGGAACAGTGTGGCAACGGTGCGCGCTGCTTCGCGCGCTTCGTGCACGACACGGGCCTGACGACCAAAGACGTGATCCGTGTGCAAACGCAAAAAGCCATCATCGAGCCCCGCCTGCAGGCCGATGGCCGCGTGACGGTGGACATGGGCGCGCCCTTCCTGGTGCCTGCCGAGGTGCCGTTTGACGCCACGGGTCTCAGCCCCAAGCTGGTCAACGGCTGCGAGCTGTGGCCCATCCAGCTGGCCAACCACCCGCTGGAGGTGGCCGTGGTGTCCATGGGCAACCCGCACGCGGTGATGCGGGTGGACAGCGCCGAGCACGCGCCTGTGGACGAAATCGGGCCGCAGGTCGAGGGCCACGCGCGCTTTCCGCGCCGCGTGAACGCGGGCTTCATGGAAGTGGTGTCGCGCCAGCACATCAAGCTGCGCGTCTACGAGCGCGGCAGCGGCGAGACGCTGGCCTGTGGCTCGGGCGCCTGCGCGGCCGTGGTGGCCGGCATCCGCCTGGGCTGGCTGGACGACACCGTGGACGTGGACATGCCCGGTGGGCGGCTCACCATCCGCTGGGCCGGCCCCGGCACGCCGGTGATGATGACCGGCCCGGCCGTCAAGGTGTTTGACGGCGAGATCGACATTCCCGAACTGTGAGCAAGCTGACATGACCCTGCAAGGCATCACCGAAGACGAGATCGCCAACTACCTGATCCACACCCCGGGGTTTTTCGAGCGCCAGGCCGGACTGCTGGGTGCGGTGCAGCTGGTCAGCCCCCATGGCGGGCGGGCCGTGTCGCTGCAAGAGCGGCAAATGGAGATGCTGCGCGAGAAAATCCGCGGGCTGGAGCGGCGCATCATGGACATGATCCGCCACAGCCAGGAAAACGAAGCCATCGCCGCCCGCCTGCACCACTGGGTGCGCGAGGCCATGCTCACGCACGACGACCGCATCCTGCCCCAGGTGCTGGTACAGGGACTGCAAGATCAGTTTCTGATCCCGCAAGCGGCGGTGCGCGTGTGGGGCACCGACACCCACGCCCTGCACACCGGCCTGGCCGACCTGCCCTGCACCCAGGCCGTGAGCGACGACGCCCGCAGCTTTGCCGCCAGCCTCAGCCTGCCGTACTGCGGGGTGAACGCAGGCTTTGAGGCCAGCCGCTGGCTGGACGATGGCACCAGCATGGCCTCGGTGGCCCTGCTGCCTCTGCACCACGGCCCGGCCTGCTTTGGCCTGCTGGTGCTGGGCTCGCCCGACCCCACGCGCTACACCGCCGACATGGGTGTGGACTTTCTGGTGCAGGTGGCAGAGATCGCCAGCGCGGCGCTGTCGCGTTTGCTGGTGCCGGTGGCCGGGGCTGAACGCTCAGAGTGATCTGTTCGTGTGTCATGAGCATGTCATGGCGCGCCCGTAAGCTGCGGCAAAAAAGGGAGAACGAACATGCGATTGCCGCGTGCAGTGTGGATGCTGTGCATGGTCACCGGGGCCCAGGCCAGTGTGGGATCTGCAGACTGGGCGTTTGAGGGGCACTGCACTGGCGCTTTCAGCCAACGCTGGGGCGATGTGGTGGCCATGGACTGCGCAGGCGACTTGTCACTGACCGGCCTGGCACCCAATGCCCGCCTGGAAGCGGCGGACGCCATCACCCTGCGCGCCGATGGCCGGCTGAGCCTGAGCGACCTCACGCTGGTGGCGCCTCACATCGTGCTGGACGGCTTGGAGGTGGTGCTCAACGGTGGCTTGGTGTCGCCTGGCGGCACCATTGACGTCTTCGCCAACCGCGCGCCAAGCCAGCGACCACCCATGGGCAGCGGCCCAACGGCGCCGGGTGGATCGATCGTCATCACGCCCGGGGCCATGATCCATGTCGCGGGACACGAAGGCCGTCCATCTGTGTCGGCAGGCGGGCGTTTGCAGATGCTGTCAGGTTCGTTGACCTTGACGACGGAGCCGCCAGAGGGCTTCCTGTCGCTGTCACCGTCTTTGTCGCCCGTGCCCGAGCCAGGCGCGTGGGCACTGGCGCTGGGTGGTTTGCTGGCGGTGGGGCTGTGCAGAGTGCCCCCACGCCCCCGGGGGTGATGGCACGCGGCGCATGGCTTTATAGTGGCACGCACATCAATGCAAGATCACGGGAGGGTTCCATGCGTTCGTCTTTGTTCATCGTCGCCTTGGCACTGACGGGCGCTGCCCATGGCAGTGACCGCGTGGGAGACCTGTTGGGCAACGCACCAAACCCGTCGAACGCCATCGTGATCGAAGCCGACGGAGACGTTGGCGCTGGCGGCATTTCGCTTCAATCGCCACAGACGCCATCGAATGATCCGCCGTTCAGCGCAGGTGGCACGGTGGTAATCTCGTCCCCCACCGGCCTGAACACCTCTGACATGCCCTTGATCACTGGTGCGCCACAGGTGTCGGCCGTGCCCGAGCCGTCCACCTGGGCGCTGATAGCCATGGGCTTGCTGGCCGTGGGCGCGGCGGCACGACGCTCAACCAAGTGAGCGCCCGGCGGGGCGTCGCCAGCCGGCGCACAATGGGCGCATGTCTGCCGCTCGGCCCTTGTCTGAACCCGATCTGATCCACCGTCACCTGGAGCACCTGCGCGTGCAGCGCCGGCTGGCCGAGCGCACGCTGGCCATGTACGCCGAAGCCTTCGCACGGCTGCAGCGGGCCTGCGAGGCTCAGCGCATCGGGCTGACGCAGGTGCAGGCCCACCACGTGCGGGGCTGGGTAGGACAGTTGCATGGGCAGGGCCTGGGCCCGCGCAGCATCGCGATCGCGCTGTCGGCCTGGCGGGGCCTGTACCGCTGGCTGGCGCAAGAGCACCTGGTGGCCACCAACCCGGCCGAGGGCATTCGGGCGCCCAAGGCGCCCAAGCCCCTGCCCAAGGCCCTGACGGTGGACCAGGCCGTGGCCCTGGCCGAGGCGCAACCCAAGCCCGAAGTCATGGTGGCCCGCGCGGCCACGGCCGCCGCCGCCCGGCGCATGGAAACCGAAGGGCCGTGGTTGTCGGCGCGAGATCACGCCATGGTCGAGCTGATGTATGGCAGCGGCCTGCGCAGCGCCGAGCTGCTGGGCCTGGACGTGCACCCCGGCCCCGGCGCCCACGGCTGGATCGACCTGCAGGCCGGCGAAGCCCACGTGCTGGGCAAGGGCAGCAAGCGGCGCATCGTGCCCATGGGCGCGGCCGCGCGCCGGGCCCTCCAGGCCTGGCTGCAGGTGCGGGCCAGCCTGGTGGCGCCGCAGGACTCAGCACTGTTCTTGAGTCGGCTGGGCCGGCGCATCACGGCCGCGCAGTGGCGCAAGCGGCTTCAGCAGCTGGCCCTGGATGCCGGCCTGACCCAACACGTGCACCCGCACATGCTGCGCCACAGCTTTGCCAGCCACCTGCTGCAGTCCAGCGGCGACCTGCGCGCCGTGCAAGAGCTGCTGGGTCACGCCCACATCGGCACCACGCAGGTGTACACCCGGCTGGACCACCAGCACCTGGCGCGCGTGTACGACGCGGCCCACCCCCGCGCCAAGCGCAAGTGAATCGGGCGGCTCAGCCGGGGTGGTTCAACAAGCGTGCAGGGATGGCTCGTCGTCGCCCCAGTGCCACTGCGCGGTGGTGGGCAGCGCGGTGCTGGGCGGCGGCGTTGATTTGACGTAGCCGATCGCCACCAGGTGCTGCACGGCGGCCTGGGTGGCCTGTGTGCCATGTTCGGCCTGCAAGCGGCGCACCAGGTGGGCCAGCGGTGTGTAGCCATTGACCACAGACAACAACTGGCG
This genomic window from Aquabacterium sp. A3 contains:
- a CDS encoding LpxL/LpxP family acyltransferase, which gives rise to MTAWLKEGGIRLGLGLLWLLHWLPLPVLAAFARGLGRLLYRLAGSRRRVALRNLALCFPDMDEPARQALAREHFQWLTQSLLDRAVLWWAPQARIRRLIQVEGDIELAERLWQTRQQATMWLCPHFVGLDVAGAAILLKQPRPGASIYQAQSHPLMDRLMKRGRLRFGNAEIFPRQDSVKPLLRAIKAGHGFFNLPDMDFGRRDAAFVPFFGVPAATLLAPSRMSRLLGMAVQPVITEILPGGRGWRVRFLTPLKDFPTADAEADTARLNQFIESQIQRMPAQYLWVHKRFKTRPAGSPGLY
- the metK gene encoding methionine adenosyltransferase, producing MANDFLFTSESVSEGHPDKVADQISDAILDAILAQDPVSRVAAETLTNTGLVVLAGEITTQANVDYIQVARDTIKRIGYDNTDYGIDHKGCAVLVAYDKQSNDIAQGVDRASDDYLNIGAGDQGLMFGYACDETPELMPAPIYYAHRLVERQAQLRKDGRLPFLRPDAKSQVTMRYVDGKPHSIDTVVLSTQHHPDQSENATTMKASFTEAVIEEIIKPVLPKEWLQNTRYLINPTGRFVIGGPQGDCGLTGRKIIVDTYGGACPHGGGAFSGKDPTKVDRSAAYAARYVAKNVVAAGLAKQCQVQVAYAIGVAKPMNVTVYTEGTGVIPDDEIAKLVEAHFDLRPKGIIQMLDLLRPIYSKTAAYGHFGREEPEFTWERVDKAQALRDAAGLKG
- the dapF gene encoding diaminopimelate epimerase, whose protein sequence is MKLRFTKMHGAGNDFVVLDATRGPLAQGHTLSTAQFRFLADRRLGVGADQILVVEPGHAAAGTDFTYRIFNADGGEVEQCGNGARCFARFVHDTGLTTKDVIRVQTQKAIIEPRLQADGRVTVDMGAPFLVPAEVPFDATGLSPKLVNGCELWPIQLANHPLEVAVVSMGNPHAVMRVDSAEHAPVDEIGPQVEGHARFPRRVNAGFMEVVSRQHIKLRVYERGSGETLACGSGACAAVVAGIRLGWLDDTVDVDMPGGRLTIRWAGPGTPVMMTGPAVKVFDGEIDIPEL
- a CDS encoding PEP-CTERM sorting domain-containing protein; this encodes MRTDVRPLIRPAGWALSTLMLAGTAQALTLERGTPSTLTGSLGPFQVNSVDDAPSVSGYHAGGSLLTEVDPPLPVTRVQYDVYNTSPSSLAFTYTVSYAPGATVLGAATPQGFYTEAGDKLTYWAGTGYATLFDRGYGTYAEDGSEWVIEYTADSVSWTQRGNGMAEGTATGLTNFGFNATFGLYFERGTALGWMPASMSGYNRSIPTQGISEGLVISAVPEPTTLGLLAAGLVTVAGLGATRRTRR
- a CDS encoding PEP-CTERM sorting domain-containing protein, with translation MRSSLFIVALALTGAAHGSDRVGDLLGNAPNPSNAIVIEADGDVGAGGISLQSPQTPSNDPPFSAGGTVVISSPTGLNTSDMPLITGAPQVSAVPEPSTWALIAMGLLAVGAAARRSTK
- a CDS encoding lysophospholipid acyltransferase family protein translates to MSRLFFLLSSWPLAVLHPLGSVLGWLAYLLSPSYRRHVRAHTRQAGLGWWQRWQAVAHAGRMVAELPRLWAWPREVPLGARVRWEGAEAIDQALDDSRGLLILTPHLGCFEMVAMAYAERFGPRAPMTALYRPARQAWLAQVMIDARSRPGLNTSPATLAGVRAMLRALKRGETVGILPDQVPPEGMGQWAPFFGRPAYTMTMAPKLVAQTGCAVVLMRGERLGPWARWRQGCEYVVHAQRVDAAMAAQLASADTAQSTLTLNQLMESTIMQAPEQYLWGYNRYKGPRAEALTSADVKGGAGA
- a CDS encoding tyrosine recombinase XerC, yielding MSAARPLSEPDLIHRHLEHLRVQRRLAERTLAMYAEAFARLQRACEAQRIGLTQVQAHHVRGWVGQLHGQGLGPRSIAIALSAWRGLYRWLAQEHLVATNPAEGIRAPKAPKPLPKALTVDQAVALAEAQPKPEVMVARAATAAAARRMETEGPWLSARDHAMVELMYGSGLRSAELLGLDVHPGPGAHGWIDLQAGEAHVLGKGSKRRIVPMGAAARRALQAWLQVRASLVAPQDSALFLSRLGRRITAAQWRKRLQQLALDAGLTQHVHPHMLRHSFASHLLQSSGDLRAVQELLGHAHIGTTQVYTRLDHQHLARVYDAAHPRAKRK
- a CDS encoding DUF484 family protein; this encodes MTLQGITEDEIANYLIHTPGFFERQAGLLGAVQLVSPHGGRAVSLQERQMEMLREKIRGLERRIMDMIRHSQENEAIAARLHHWVREAMLTHDDRILPQVLVQGLQDQFLIPQAAVRVWGTDTHALHTGLADLPCTQAVSDDARSFAASLSLPYCGVNAGFEASRWLDDGTSMASVALLPLHHGPACFGLLVLGSPDPTRYTADMGVDFLVQVAEIASAALSRLLVPVAGAERSE
- a CDS encoding methyl-accepting chemotaxis protein; its protein translation is MNWITWLRNYSIRSRLLICMGLVVAIGTIVGGGMSWQLLKLQDEFTKFAAQEFTATQRMAELAGHMSQLRGFEKNAMINAGDSVSAEEALKAWDESLKRTLGTLDAVVASAPADDVRVTAEQLKEQLQAYGQSMRPTLELVASLALGSSAEAFQSSGPARELALEVEKAQSALHARVTELANTRRDAAEDSANMAIIALWALLLSPGIIFLPLMGLTIVSITGPLKRAEEITEAISHGDLTRDINPRGQDEIARLMQSMRLMQDGLREMVASVRESSESMLTASTEIAAGNQDLSNRTEQTASNLQSAASSMDELSKTVEHSAEAATEANRLADTASTQASTGGEVVESVVSQMEQISQASRQISDIIGVIDGIAFQTNILALNAAVEAARAGEQGRGFAVVAGEVRSLAQRSAEAAREIKGLIGQSVDRVEVGSQKVREAGSVMTEIVSSIQRVSHAMGEIAEATRQQSSGIGQVTHSVTELDHMTQQNAALVEQSAAAADSLRQQARDLAQAVQRFRV